The Myxococcus virescens genomic sequence CTCCAGCGTCTCCGCCACCCCGCGCGTGGCCTCATCCAACTGGGCCTGGCGCTCGACCGCGAACTGGTGCCACTGCGCCTCCCGGTTGCGCTCCAACAGGGTGAACACCCCCACGCCCACCGTCGTGAGGGCGACACAGAGCAACAGGATGGGGACGAGCGCGTACCGCATGGCCCGCGGAGTCTAACCGCCAGCCCCTCCCCAACCCCTTGAAATAGCAGGGAAATCAGGAGGCACGCCGGCCCGGGGGCCGACTTTGGCGATTGACACTCCGCGTCGGGCGCTGCTACCTACCGGTCGGTAGGTCTCCAGAAGGGAGCAGACGTGACGAACACCGGAGGACGGAAGCCGGACGAGGGCGAGCGCTACCGAGCCATCCTTGAAACGGCGGCGCGGCTCATCTGTGACCGGGGGTACGAGGGCACGTCGATGCAGGAGATCGCCGCCGCGTGCCGGATGACGAAGGCGGGCCTCTACCACCACATCCAGAACAAGGAGCAGCTGCTCTTCGCCATCATGAACTACGGGATGGACCTGTTCGAGGAGCAGGTCCTCTCGCGGGTGCAGGACATCGCGAATCCGGTGGAGCGGCTGCGCGCGTGCATGCGCCACAACATCCTGCTGGTGACGCGGGGGTGGAGCAAGGAGGTCATCATCATCCTCCACGAGCACGCCACGCTCACCGGCGAGACGCGCGCCTTCATCGACGCCCGGAAGAAGAAGTACGTGGACTTCCTGGAGGAGGCCTTTTCGCAGGCCTCGCAGCAGGGCCTCATCCGCCCCGTGGACCCGACGGTGGGCGCCTTCTCGTTCCTGGGAATGGTGCTGTGGATCTACAAGTGGTTCAAGCCGGACGGGCGCCTCACGGATGAGCAGATCGCCGACGGCATGGTGGGCATGTTGTTCCCGCCCTTCGCCGCCGCTGGGGACACCGCGGGACAGGCAGGGCCCGCCCCGTTGCGCATGGTGCCAAGCGCGTCGGCCACCGGCACGGATTCGGAGGGCGCATGAAGACGGCGCGCTGGTGCTCGCTGGAGGAGGCGGTGGCCTCCATTCCGGATGGCGCGTCGCTGGCCACCGGCGGCTTCATGCTGGGGCGCGCCCCCATGGCGCTGGTGATGGAGCTCATCGCGCAGGGCAAGCGCGACCTGGGCCTCATCTCCCTCCCCAACCCGCTGCCCGCGGAGTTCCTCGTGGCGGGCGGCTGTCTGGGAAGGTTGGAGATTGCCTTCGGCGCGCTGAGCCTCCAGGGCCGCGTGCGCCCCATGCCCTGCCTCAAGCGAGCCATGGAGCAAGGCACCCTCGCCTGGCGCGAACATGATGGCTACCGCGTCGTCCAGCGGCTGCGCGCCGCGTCCATGGGCCTGCCCTTCATCCCCGCGCCGGACGCGGACGTGTCCGGGCTGGCGCGGACGGAGCCGCCTCCCACGGTGGAGGACCCCTTCACCGGCCTGCGCGTGGCGGTGGAGCCTGCTTTCTATCCGGACGTGGCGCTGCTCCACGCGCGCGCCGCGGACGAGCGCGGCAACCTCTACATGGAAGACCCGACCACGGACCTGCTGGTGGCGGGCGCGGCGAAGCGGGTGATTGCCACGGTGGAGGAGCGGGTGGCGAAGCTGCCTCGCGCCACCCTGCCCGGCTTCCAGGTGGATCGCATCGTCCTGGCGCCCGGCGGCGCCCTGCCCACCGGCTGCGCCGGGCTCTACCCGCACGACGACGGGATGCTGGCCCGCTACCTGTCTCTGGCGGAGACGGGCCGTGAAGCGGATTTCCTGGAAACGGTGCTGACGCGGAGGGCGGCATGAGCGCGACGCTGGACATCACCCCAGCGGAGACCGTGGTCTCCCTGCTGGCGCGGCAGATTGATGACGGCGGCGTGGTGGCCACGGGCGTGGCGTCACCGCTGGCCATCCTGGCCATCGCCGTGGCGCGCGCGACGCACGCGCCGGACCTGACGTACCTGGCCTGCGTGGGCTCGTTGGACCCGGAGATTCCCACGCTGCTGCCCTCCTCCGAGGACCTGGGCTACCTGGATGGCCGGTCCGCGGAAATCACCATTCCGGACCTGTTCGACCACGCGCGGCGCGGCCGGGTGGACACCGTCTTCTTCGGCGCGGCCGAGGTGGATGCCGAGGGCCGCACCAACATGACGGCCAGCGGCAGCCTGGACAAGCCGCGGACGAAGTTCCCCGGCGTGGCGGGCGCCGCGACGCTGCGGCAGTGGGTGCGCCGGCCGGTGCTCCTGGTGCCGCGCCAGTCGCGCCGCAACCTGGTGCCGGAGGTGCAGGTCGCCACCACGAGAGATCCGCGCCGGCCGGTGACGCTCATCTCCGACCTGGGCGTGTTCGAGCTGGGCGCGTCCGGCGCTCGGCTGCTCGCGCGACACCCATGGGCCTCGGAAGAGCACATCGCGGAGCGCACGGGCTTCGCCTTCCAGGTCTCCGAAGCGCTGTCCGTCACTTCGCTGCCGGATGCCCGCACGGTGGCGGCCATTCGCGCCATCGACCCGCACGGCTACCGCGACGCGCTCGTCGGCGCCTGAGCCGGGCCCTTCCCCTTCCACGAATTCAGATGCACGGAGGCTCCCAGATGAAAGCCGTCGTACTGCGCAGCTTTGGTGAAGCGGGCAACCTGAAGATGGAGACCGTGCCCATGCCCCGTCCCGGGCGTGGCGAGGTCCTCCTGCGCGTGCATGCCTGTGGCGTCTGCTACCACGACGTCATCAACCGCCGAGGCAACCTGCCCCGCACCAGCGTGCCCGCGATTCTTGGCCACGAGGCCGCGGGTGAAGTCATTGAAGTCGGCCCGGACACGCCGGGATGGAAGACGGGCGACCGCGCCGCGACGCTCCAGCGCATGTCGTGTGGCGACTGTGCCCTGTGCCGCAGCGGCCGAAACAGCCTCTGCAAGACGGACAACCGCTTCTTCGGCGAGGAGCTGGCCGGCGGCTACGCCCAGTTCATGGTGGCCCCCATCGGCGGCCTGGGCCGGGTGCCCGCGTCGCTGCCCTGGAACGAGGCGGCCACGGTGTGCTGCACCACCGGCACGGCCGTCCACACGGTGCGCACGCGCGGCAAGGTGCGCGCGGGCGAGACGGTGCTCATCACCGGCGCCAGTGGCGGCGTGGGCCTGTCCTCCGTGCAGCTCGCGCGGCTGGACGGCGCGCGCGTCATCGCGGTGACGTCCAGCGAGGCGAAGGTGCAGGCGCTGAAGGAGGCGGGCGCGGACGAGGTCATCGTGTCGCGCGGGCTGGACTTCGCGTCGGACGTCCGCAAGCGCACCCAGGGCGCGGGCGTGGACGTGGCCGTCGAAATCGTCGGCAGCGCCACGTTCGACCAGACGCTGAAGTCCATGGCGCCCGGAGGCCGCGTGGTGGTGGTGGGCAACCTGGAGTCGGGGATGGTGCAGCTCAACCCGGGGCTCGTCATCGTCAAGGAGCTGGAGATCCTGGGGGCCTACGCCACCACGCAGGCGGAGCTGGATGAAGCCCTGCGCCTGACGGCCACCGGCGGCGTGCGGCAGTTCGTGACGGACGCGGTGCCCCTGGCCGAGGCCGCGAAGGCCCACTTCCGGCTGGAGAACCGCGAGGTGGCGGGCCGGCTGGTGCTGGTGCCCCCCGAGGCGTGAGCGAAGCGGCGGCTGGAATCCAGAGCACGACAAGGAATCGAGGAGTCCGATGAAGAAGCGCGTGGGAATCGAAGCGTTGGCGGTCGCGGTGCCGTCCCGGTACGTGGACATCGAAGACCTGGCCCGGGCACGGGGCGTGGACCCGGCCAAGTACACGGCGGGCCTGGGCGCCAGGGAGATGGCCGTCACCGACCCCGGCGAAGACACCGTGGCCCTGGCGGCCACCGCGGCGGCCCGCCTCATCCGTCAGCAGGACGTGGACCCGTCCCGCATCGGCATGCTGGTGGTGGGCACGGAGACGGGCATCGACCACTCGAAGCCCGTCGCCTCGCACGTGCAGGGCCTGCTGAAGCTGCCGCGCACCATGCGGACCTATGACACGCAGCACGCGTGTTACGGCGGCACCGCCGGGTTGATGGCGGCGGTGGAGTGGATTGCGTCCGGCGCGGGCGCGGGCAAGGTGGCCGTGGTGGTGTGTTCGGACATCGCGCGCTACGGCCTGCACACCGCGGGCGAGCCCACCCAGGGCGGCGGCGCGGTGGCGCTGCTGGTCTCCGAGCAACCCGACCTGCTCGCCATGGACGTGGGCCTCAACGGCGTGTGCACCATGGACGTGTATGACTTCTGGCGGCCCGTGGGCCGGCGAGAGGCGCTGGTGGACGGGCACTACTCCATCACCTGCTACCTGGAGGCCCTGTCCGGCGCCTACCGGGGCTGGCGCGAGAAGGCCCTGGCGGCGGGCCTGGTCCGCTGGTCGGACACACTGCCCGGCGAACAGCTGGCGCGCATCGCCTACCACGTGCCCTTCTGCAAGATGGCCCGGAAGGCGCACACCCAGCTGCGCCTGTGCGACCTGGAGGACGCGGCGGACGCGGCGGCTTCGACGCCGGAGTCGCGGGAGGCGCGGGCGAAGTCGGCCGCCAGCTATGACGCCCAGGTGGCGACTTCATTGGGACTCAACGCGCGCATCGGCAACGTGTACACCGCGTCCCTCTACCTGGCGCTGGCGGGCCTGCTGCACCGCGAGGCCGGCGTGCTGGCGGGACAGCGCCTGGGCCTGCTCTCCTACGGCAGCGGCTGCGCGGCCGAATTCTACTCCGGCACGGTGGGCGAGAAGGCGGCCGAGCGGATGGCGAAGGCGGACCTGGAGGCGGTGCTCGCCCGGCGCGAGCGCGTCTCCATCGAGGAATACGAGCGCCTGATGAAGCTGCCGGCGGATGCACCCGAGGCCGTGGCCCCGTCGCCCGGTGCCTTCCGGCTGACGGAGATTCGCGACCACCGCCGTCAGTACGCCGAAGGGAACTGACGCAGGGCGCCGGGCGCCCATCCCAGACGCGAGGCGAGGCACCGGCAGGCTCCCCGGTGCCTCCCCTTCTGCCGCCGTCTCCCTACCGTGAATCCCTGAACCCCTGCCTCGACGAACGAGGCACGGCTGAAAGGAGACGGAATCATGGCGGACCTACCTGCCCGCAGAGGCGGAGGCATGCTGGGAGCCCCACGCGGCTGGGACCCCTTCGAGCGCATGCAGGAGCTCCTGGGATTCGACCTCGGTCGGATGCTCGGCCCCCAGGGCACACGGGAAGGCGGCTTCGTGCCCGACTTCGAGGTGAAGGAGACCCAGGATGCCTTCATCTTCAAGGCCGATGTCCCCGGCGTGGAAGAGAAGGACCTGGAAATCACCCTCGCGGAGAACCGGCTCACCATCAGCGGCAAGCGAGAAGAAGAGCGCCGCGACGAAAGTGACCGCTACTACGCCTACGAGCGCAACTATGGCTCGTTCAGCCGAACCTTCACGCTCCCCCGAGGCGTGAATGCCGACGACGTCCAGGCGGACTTCAAGAGTGGCGTCCTCAACGTGCGCATCCCCAAGAAGTCCGAGGAACAGCCCAAGCGCATCAAGGTCGGCGGTGGCGAACGCAGTGACAAGGCGAAGGCCTGAGGCACCGGGAGGGGCGCACGGGAGAAGCCGACCGTGTTATGGGACTTGGCACGACAACCGGCTTTTCCCGAAAGAAGGCTCCCTAAATGATGCGCCGCGCCCTTCCCCTTTCCTCCCTGGCCACCCTCCTCCTGCTGGCGTCCGCGTGCGCGACCCCGGGCACGACGCCAGCGGAGGCGGACATCCTCCAGCTCGTGAATGATCAGACGGAGGCCTGGAACCGCCAGGACGCGGTGGCCTGGTCCAAGGACTTCGCCCCGGACGCAGCCTTCATCAACATCGTGGGCACCGTCTTCGAAGGCCGCGATGAAATCCAGGAGCGCCACGCGGGCATCTTCGCCACCATCTTCAAGGGCAGCCAGAGCCAGGTCACCGTGCGCAAGGTCCAGTTCATCCAGGATGACCTGGCCATTGTCGACACCATACACGAGGTGACGGGCCATCCCAGCCTGCCCCCCGGCGTCCAGGACACCGAGCCCGGCCTGCTGCGCACGCAGATGCGGTACGTGATGAAGCACGTGAACGGGCAGTGGCAGATCCTGGCCGGCCAGAACACGGACGTGAAGCCCAGGCCCCAGGCGGCCGCCCCCCAGATGCCCTGATGCTCAGTGGGTGGTGGAATCCTCGCGCTGGGCGGCGCGCGCCTGACGGAACAGCGGCGCCAGCGCGGCGAAGCCAGCCACCACCGTGGAGCCGTTGTTGATGACGGCGGCGGCGACAGGCGGCAGCCATCCCAGCGCCGCGAGCACCATGGCCACGGCATTGGGCACCAGCACCAGCCCGAGCCCCAGGTGCACGCGGGCCAGGGTGTCGCGGCCCGCGTCGAACGCCAGCAACAGGTCATCGAGGCTGCCTCGCAGCAGCACCACGTCCGCCGTCTCCAGCGCCACGTCCGTCGCCCCCCTCAAGGAGATGCCGACGTCAGCGAGCGCGAGCGCCGGGGCGTCATTGATGCCATCCCCCACCATGGCCACGATGCGTCCCTGGCGCCGGAGCGCGCGCACTTGCGTGGCCTTGTCCTCGGGAAGCAGCTCCGCGATGGCCTCGTCCACGCCCAACCGGCTCGCCACCTCCGCCACCCGCGACGGCGAGTCCCCGGACAGCAGCACGATGCGCCGGCGCCCGTTCTCCTTCAAGGCCTGCACCACGCCCGCGCTCTCCGGCCGCAGGGTCTCCACGTAGCTGATGCACCCGGCCAGCGCGCCATCCACGGTGACCCACAGGGTGGCCACATCGCGCGGCACGGACCAGGCCAGCGCCGAGCCCGCGTCCGTCAGGTCCACACCTTGCTGC encodes the following:
- a CDS encoding alcohol dehydrogenase catalytic domain-containing protein, coding for MKAVVLRSFGEAGNLKMETVPMPRPGRGEVLLRVHACGVCYHDVINRRGNLPRTSVPAILGHEAAGEVIEVGPDTPGWKTGDRAATLQRMSCGDCALCRSGRNSLCKTDNRFFGEELAGGYAQFMVAPIGGLGRVPASLPWNEAATVCCTTGTAVHTVRTRGKVRAGETVLITGASGGVGLSSVQLARLDGARVIAVTSSEAKVQALKEAGADEVIVSRGLDFASDVRKRTQGAGVDVAVEIVGSATFDQTLKSMAPGGRVVVVGNLESGMVQLNPGLVIVKELEILGAYATTQAELDEALRLTATGGVRQFVTDAVPLAEAAKAHFRLENREVAGRLVLVPPEA
- a CDS encoding CoA-transferase subunit beta; its protein translation is MSATLDITPAETVVSLLARQIDDGGVVATGVASPLAILAIAVARATHAPDLTYLACVGSLDPEIPTLLPSSEDLGYLDGRSAEITIPDLFDHARRGRVDTVFFGAAEVDAEGRTNMTASGSLDKPRTKFPGVAGAATLRQWVRRPVLLVPRQSRRNLVPEVQVATTRDPRRPVTLISDLGVFELGASGARLLARHPWASEEHIAERTGFAFQVSEALSVTSLPDARTVAAIRAIDPHGYRDALVGA
- a CDS encoding Hsp20/alpha crystallin family protein; the protein is MADLPARRGGGMLGAPRGWDPFERMQELLGFDLGRMLGPQGTREGGFVPDFEVKETQDAFIFKADVPGVEEKDLEITLAENRLTISGKREEERRDESDRYYAYERNYGSFSRTFTLPRGVNADDVQADFKSGVLNVRIPKKSEEQPKRIKVGGGERSDKAKA
- a CDS encoding SgcJ/EcaC family oxidoreductase, with product MMRRALPLSSLATLLLLASACATPGTTPAEADILQLVNDQTEAWNRQDAVAWSKDFAPDAAFINIVGTVFEGRDEIQERHAGIFATIFKGSQSQVTVRKVQFIQDDLAIVDTIHEVTGHPSLPPGVQDTEPGLLRTQMRYVMKHVNGQWQILAGQNTDVKPRPQAAAPQMP
- a CDS encoding TetR/AcrR family transcriptional regulator, which codes for MTNTGGRKPDEGERYRAILETAARLICDRGYEGTSMQEIAAACRMTKAGLYHHIQNKEQLLFAIMNYGMDLFEEQVLSRVQDIANPVERLRACMRHNILLVTRGWSKEVIIILHEHATLTGETRAFIDARKKKYVDFLEEAFSQASQQGLIRPVDPTVGAFSFLGMVLWIYKWFKPDGRLTDEQIADGMVGMLFPPFAAAGDTAGQAGPAPLRMVPSASATGTDSEGA
- a CDS encoding hydroxymethylglutaryl-CoA synthase family protein, whose amino-acid sequence is MKKRVGIEALAVAVPSRYVDIEDLARARGVDPAKYTAGLGAREMAVTDPGEDTVALAATAAARLIRQQDVDPSRIGMLVVGTETGIDHSKPVASHVQGLLKLPRTMRTYDTQHACYGGTAGLMAAVEWIASGAGAGKVAVVVCSDIARYGLHTAGEPTQGGGAVALLVSEQPDLLAMDVGLNGVCTMDVYDFWRPVGRREALVDGHYSITCYLEALSGAYRGWREKALAAGLVRWSDTLPGEQLARIAYHVPFCKMARKAHTQLRLCDLEDAADAAASTPESREARAKSAASYDAQVATSLGLNARIGNVYTASLYLALAGLLHREAGVLAGQRLGLLSYGSGCAAEFYSGTVGEKAAERMAKADLEAVLARRERVSIEEYERLMKLPADAPEAVAPSPGAFRLTEIRDHRRQYAEGN
- a CDS encoding CoA transferase subunit A; the protein is MKTARWCSLEEAVASIPDGASLATGGFMLGRAPMALVMELIAQGKRDLGLISLPNPLPAEFLVAGGCLGRLEIAFGALSLQGRVRPMPCLKRAMEQGTLAWREHDGYRVVQRLRAASMGLPFIPAPDADVSGLARTEPPPTVEDPFTGLRVAVEPAFYPDVALLHARAADERGNLYMEDPTTDLLVAGAAKRVIATVEERVAKLPRATLPGFQVDRIVLAPGGALPTGCAGLYPHDDGMLARYLSLAETGREADFLETVLTRRAA